GGTATGAAACTTAATCagacacaaaaatattgatagacatagaattatttttggctatgtttcaataatactgagatatatattttttttaattccctTGTCTGATATTAGGGAGGTAAGAACTACAAATAGCTACACATTTACcgatgtaaatactaaatacctacACAAAAAAACGAATTACAAATAggtttaaatcataaaaatcattattagtataggtataaataagtaataactaataacatttttttttttttattaagagcTGTAGTACACTATTCAGCTCGACAATTAACGTTATGTAAcagaatattaacaattttaacaattaaatataaaaaaaaaaaaaaaaaatgaataataaaaaagtggaAAGTagctattatcaaatattataaataatataaggtagCATTGGTGTAGCAGTGTagcaactataatttatagcaataGATATCTTGAAAAAGTGATGCACGTATGTGTTGTCTCcatattacaaataacaaactaaattaatgtccagcaaatctatttttttatgttagttttaatattacagcACATTGGCgtattatctaatttaaaagtaaaaacattttatattaatttccctgtttatatgtaagtattttaatttttaattttagagcaACATAgacgattttaaaattgtaatattttacacacttatttcactttaaaattagaatataaaaaaaagttaaagtagGACCCTGgataatattcttaagtttaaattttataatagctattcactctaatactaaaaataacaaagtaaAATGGATACTTTTGAACGCAAAATCGTTTAGTTACTACAGggatacacttttttttagttaagatGGAGACAGACAACAGATGCATGTGTGTCATAcactaactaaatatattatatgattattggttattatttgtactattattggttttaattttgtataatcacAATATccattatatcattatgtacattgtatatacaatatataatctattattattatttaagtcttcgatgacataaatattatgttttataggtattatgtttagttattttattttgtttgaaataatgtgttaagtttattaaaagacAGCAacagtaaaattgttttttattattaaaacctacATAAGTAATGAAATTCCcagaatgatttttaaaaggcCTGAAGCATTTAAGCAATTTCGCaattcttaaaatacataaactgtatgcattttatattttatatacgtaaaaAGAAGAAATTTTAGGAAAAATTTAGCTCATATTTCTAACACTTTTATTTATGCTTACTATTGCACATGTTACACACTGGATGATCCACTAAACATAGTTAACCTTCTTATATCCTTTAATAAAGCATTGAAAATATGGtctttaagtaggtacacttaaagactatattttcatatacttcATTATCCTAAGGCAGTATTTaaggcattttttttaatgagaatCGTCCTTTTTACCTAAATTGTTAatcgaataattattataaaaattttaaagcatctaaattaaatttttttaagcaaaaaatgtttaatttattggaCTTTAATATACTAAGGATAATAATTGTCCTTAATAAGAATTTaacacacaatttaaaatagtaaaatagatTTCATATTTAGTCTAGTACTTGTTATAttcgaacatttttttaaaacattttcactGTAACTCCCATTTATACTAAATCGTTATTGTCTTGGACTATTATTCCCACTAAGTACTTAGttctaacaatttaaaaactcagAAAACATTTGTTCAAACTtcggtttttatatatttacaataaaattcttaTGAACGATTTAGTGCAATACGTAAGTCGAATTGTTTCTGTCATaatcagaattttaataaggaaatttaagtaaaaactgGTGGAGGGTATCTTGGTGAATATTCATGAAAAttgtcaacaaaataatattgatgccatcattatatattttttagctataacattatattgtttttaaccgTTTAAAACATCCAACTTAATTtatcatcgttattattaaattttaaaacgtatctgtcaatttgttatttaaatatataatcgttaaaaatatccaaaacGTATGttcaagtattattattttgttttatactatataaaataacttttaagaaattaatttaatgtgaatGAATTACATactcaaattaaaacaaaatgtatcaattattttaaattttaataacactgtattatttttttaggatcCGGACAGTTAGAATTTGAAGAATTTGTTACACTAGCAGCTGGATTCCTAACCGAAGATGAACCGGAAGACGTGGAGGCTATGCAAGCGGAACTAAAAGAAGCGTTTAGATTATATGATAAAGaaggtttaataaataaaaaaatattttattattttaagttacttttaaagttatatgtCACTAGGAAATGGTTACATTACCACGGATGTTTTAAGAGAAATACTCAAAGAATTAGAcgacaaaataacaaatgaaGATCTAGATATGATGATAGAAGAAATCGATTCTGATGGTTCTGGAACTGTAGACTTTGAcggtttgtaaaaaaaaatatatttacatatttattagctACTTACTAACtagttttatgttaaataataacttttctgaatatgtatttataatataaaaactgagAAAATTGAGATCACTataatggataaaatattggattttaattcaatgataaatcattccataggaaaaacgattctgaccGGGGACggcatgtattattatttctgagaaaatcttataatttatttatgtcacTATCAGTAATATCTATTGTAGGataaactgatttttttcaaaaagcaCGGTGAAATTGTTACTTTTTGTATGaatgttaaattgtattaaaatttgattttcaaacacACACAAAATTAAGGTGGGTATAAccctaaactttttttttagttccagtaaaaataacttaaaatgtatcttatattaaatgtttaagataaaaatatatattgtagatCTTCAAATTAaacgtttaatacatttttaacaacaacaaaattaacacATATTAGTGACTTTGAATTGTGATAATCTATTATCAATACTATTTGTCAGTTTATGATTACTGTAACTTATAAGTACAACAAAAGATAATCTAGTGTTCagttttcaaactattttagcataaaaaatatttattagtaataaaatgaaaaaaattaagaaaatgtcAACAGCATACCT
The DNA window shown above is from Aphis gossypii isolate Hap1 chromosome 2, ASM2018417v2, whole genome shotgun sequence and carries:
- the LOC114131339 gene encoding troponin C, isoallergen Bla g 6.0101-like yields the protein MVTKDDLDKDQIALLKRAFDAFAQDKGYIEANMVGTILQMLGHDVSEDRLQEIIAEVDADGSGQLEFEEFVTLAAGFLTEDEPEDVEAMQAELKEAFRLYDKEGNGYITTDVLREILKELDDKITNEDLDMMIEEIDSDGSGTVDFDEFMEVMTGGDD